One segment of Pseudoalteromonas rubra DNA contains the following:
- a CDS encoding DUF3301 domain-containing protein, whose product MITLWLFILIGAIIASFWFGRQIAEAAQQHAVGQAEKLNVQLLSVACVKRRLGVLSNGKLGIKSQFAFEFSSDQQSAYTGTMHLENLRLKKMDVPPHRML is encoded by the coding sequence ATGATCACTCTTTGGCTTTTTATTCTTATTGGCGCAATCATTGCGTCATTTTGGTTTGGCCGTCAGATTGCTGAAGCGGCACAACAACACGCTGTAGGACAAGCAGAAAAGCTCAATGTCCAGTTACTCAGTGTCGCCTGTGTTAAACGCAGGCTCGGTGTACTGAGTAATGGAAAACTGGGAATAAAAAGCCAATTTGCGTTTGAATTCAGCTCAGATCAGCAAAGTGCTTACACCGGCACTATGCACCTTGAGAACCTCCGTCTGAAAAAAATGGATGTTCCACCCCACCGCATGCTGTAA